A single region of the Branchiostoma lanceolatum isolate klBraLanc5 chromosome 1, klBraLanc5.hap2, whole genome shotgun sequence genome encodes:
- the LOC136436206 gene encoding adenylate kinase 9-like isoform X4: MADVEQASVDEGGGSIGPGISVMSLSDLPEELKPLEGDPYSEDETELRALLSKPTCFIVIGKPGSGKTMLAQKLAMTWKAMLVNPTDIINQNIELQTEMGIKCQEILLRGEAIPEEMVAKMVQDKINSSEVTHHGYVLDGFPCMDESYMNIPEQLELVKNWKLKPDFIVNLKIPDKDLERRRLGQRVDPLTNELYPEDIWNPEKPEPKAQKGEGEEEEEEEEEEEEEGEGEEGDEGMPPELDPEILARLVKRVEDLPEYITHNVQEYKDNMLRTLEDYMADHDQQYLIELDANSNHRLLFTQLMTKLDTFILRRAAVPIRLHDQEEEELPEDMETEELLRTLASKETVAPRFRWRRSRWLRVCPVAMSEGNLVQGKPEFAVSFLDKIYVLSSPEAMEKFLKNPRPYLLPPLPRPPCKLVVTGPPTSGKTSICHLLAQKYNAVVLSMQELIKPRIEMEKQKMVQKVQEETLESSITLVKMRLEQEALEKEEKTKTEPPPKAEPEPIVVDANHPEVVKMVEDAVKEAEKQPITIPPDVYVEVMEEKIKEVENNLRTKNPEGPFFGGWILDNFPNNRDQWAAMVDKNICPDDVICLRDSSENGTYLLKRWYKVNQEEVDEKVRARKLEEAAAEEKAAEEARLEEERARKEEEERERKAAEEERRRKIEAGELSDEEEGEKAAGEPPAEGEVAAEPRSEAFPGEAVTPAQGEEPQEGEGEKVEGEEGTKDEDEEKEKDEEKSQIDEEVEEEELKEEEEADASSPKPPAEAEAPPPEPPAPEEEVPPEPTPPPVSPVPPEGPEVEQWRQERGDFEREWASLKAVISGTSSLQPIDIEVEKKTEDKQLEDAIHRIEMTYQYRGWEYTGMDMDEDEEDAAGGEEEEEEEGEEEEDDEVRKSKRKMFGDTKHYDPVALKQKFVLWPGLAELAARYRERTYYFANPENRETFLENPTEFLSKNGPLKPPPLRLVVLGSRGSGKSLHSRELAKNLSIFHISFKERLQELIMAKTKKKIGPSYPEDEEEPEYSPEEIAAMTAITGPDGQPVTSTGLTDSAVTETSEADESATEDKEGEEGQKEGETEEEIPLTEDEEAIKNNLESEDALPTDVLDKVVPEWWNKEPFKSTGFILEGFPRTPDEARYMSEQGLFPDGAVLLLVEDTDIIDRLLPPRLAKWRVNRNRRIGKKERAKAKKKKERDDLIAKRRTELEAEKAKLKEERRLEKEAQRQAARESGAEESGAEEEEEEEEEEEDEDDFNIDEKLAEEFEEEEEEEEEEEEEEQDAIDRMKNELSEQFDDDNTKMASVQETLEEIFIPRMELQASKKPHIVRYTLYNKLKPLIDFRDSMFERVYPLSEKLARKMLDVGYKQPSCFGMWDPVKMLEDGDVIQPLQGPNNPTFPVMYRQHIYFFCSIPTREKFIRHPLMYIRQPPAMPVVPIRMAIIGPPKSGKTALANRFVQEFGVMRISIGEAIRNVLINQKKSDLAKLINAQLRKGLTVPDELAVQALEVSLMDMVPQTRGYVLDGFPVTKRQVDLMTQRAIIPVAVLELQVSGKEVIVRAGKDRSSPNRTLPLHDSPQIMAIKLAAWQEQVGGVRKWYQGEHHNWIGVDGERSKWWVWNKAKNESHKSVQQIQTYLKSIGQGKAASIADMCVTPSECKARLGDFGEYCPVSLAITGELVDCSTNPSLEFTAEFRGHYYKMAGKTELEKFLANPEQFTPPLAPRKLPPPELLPLRRTSDEVRLMFPKQIELQGYCPVTFLDGKLRYEAIVSGNKELVVEYKNKLYVFETEEKLQKFMRLPEKYSDLKLPHKLPPKKEPIPINSLPMLGYMEQTVATAITKSLTAVGCFKPKYPFMGTTESALLYIAFHLKAHNPKASEYVRKKYRKKLQHFEEQCNLIKFLGEHMTRRYREPQERPIGFDEKMEVFLALRGHGPATTWVA, encoded by the exons GCTTCTGTTGATGAGGGAGGGGGGAGCATTGGTCCTGGGATCAGTGTCATGAGTCTGAGTGACCTTCCCGAGGAGCTGAAACCTCTGGAGGGAGACCCCTACAGTGAAGATGAG ACGGAACTGAGAGCCCTGTTGTCCAAACCAACATGTTTCATAGTGATAGGGAAGCCAGGGTCCGGGAAAACCATGCTGGCACAGAAACTGGCAATGACATGGAAGGCAATGCTAGTAAATC CCACTGACATCATCAATCAGAACATAGAACTGCAGACAGAGATGGGCATAAAG TGCCAAGAAATCCTCCTTCGAGGAGAGGCCATCCCAGAAGAAATGGTGGCCAAGATGGTCCAGGATAAGATCAACTCTTCTGAGGTGACACATCACG GCTATGTTCTGGATGGGTTTCCCTGTATGGATGAGAGCTACATGAACATCCCAGAACAGCTGGAGCTGGTCAAGAACTGGAAACTCAAACCTGACTTCATCGTCAATCTCAAA ATTCCAGACAAAGACCTAGAGAGACGGAGACTGGGACAGAGAGTGGACCCCCTGACTAATGAACTCTATCCAGAAGACATCTGGAACCCAGAGAAACCTGAACCCAAAGCACAGAAGGGGgagggagaagaagaagaggaggaggaggaggaagaggaggaggaaggagAGGGAGAAGAG GGTGATGAGGGGATGCCTCCAGAGTTGGACCCAGAGATCCTGGCCCGCCTGGTGAAGAGAGTGGAGGATCTACCTGAGTACATCACACACAACGTACAGGAGTACAAGGACAACATGCTCAGGACACTCGAG GACTACATGGCAGACCATGACCAGCAGTACCTGATCGAGCTGGACGCCAACAGCAACCACCGTCTCCTCTTCACCCAGCTCATGACCAAACTGGACACGTTCATCCTGCGCCGCGCGGCCGTGCCAATCCGCCTCCACgaccaggaggaggaggagctcCCCGAGGACATGGAGACAGAGGAACTGCTGCGGACGCTGGCGAGCAAGGAGACGGTCGCGCCCCGCTTCCGCTGGAGACGCAGCCGCTGGTTACGGGTGTGTCCTGTCGCCATGTCTGAGGGCAACCTGGTCCAGGGGAAACCAGAATTTGCTGTCAG TTTCCTGGACAAGATATATGTGCTGTCCTCCCCAGAGGCGATGGAAAAGTTTCTGAAGAACCCCCGGCCCTACTTACTACCCCCTCTGCCCAGACCCCCCTGCAAGTTAGTGGTGACCGGACCCCCCACCTCCGGCAAGACCTCCATTTGTCACCTACTGGCTCAGAAATACAACGCTGTG GTGTTGAGCATGCAGGAGTTGATCAAGCCTCGTATAGAGATGGAGAAGCAGAAGATGGTACAGAAGGTACAGGAGGAGACGCTAGAATCCTCCATCACCCTGGTCAAGATGAGGCTGGAACAGGAGGCCCTGGAGAAGGAAGAGA AGACCAAAACAGAGCCACCGCCAAAAGCTGAACCAGAGCCCATCGTTG TTGATGCTAACCACCCTGAGGTGGTGAAGATGGTGGAAGATGCAGTGAAGGAAGCAGAGAAACAGCCAATCACCATCCCGCCTGACGTGTACGTGGAGGTTATGGAAGAGAAGATCAAGGAAGTGGAGAATAACCTTCGCACAAAGAACCCTGAGGGGCCCTT CTTTGGTGGATGGATCCTGGACAACTTCCCAAACAACCGCGACCAGTGGGCGGCCATGGTGGACAAGAACATCTGTCCGGACGACGTGATCTGTCTACGCGACAGCAGCGAGAACGGAACGTACCTCCTGAAGCGCTGGTACAAGGTCAACCAGGAGGAGGTCGATGAGAAAGTCCGCGCCAGGAAGCTGGAAGAGGCGGCAGCAGAGGAAAAGGCAGCCGAGGAAGCCAG ACTTGAGGAGGAACGTGCAaggaaggaagaagaagaacgagAGAGGAAGGCTGCAGAGGAAGAACGGCGCAGGAAGATTGAGGCAGGAGAACTAAGTGATG aagaggAGGGTGAGAAGGCCGCGGGGGAACCGCCCGCGGAAGGCGAGGTTGCGGCCGAACCTCGGTCCGAAGCCTTCCCCGGTGAGGCCGTTACCCCCGCCCAGGGGGAGGAGCctcaggagggggagggggaaaaGGTGGAGGGAGAGGAGGGGACTAAAG ATGAGGatgaagagaaagagaaagacgaGGAAAAAAGCCAGATTGATGAGGAGGTTGAGGAGGAGGAGttgaaggaagaagaagaagcggaTGCCAGCTCCCCCAAGCCGCCGGCCGAGGCGGAGGCCCCTCCACCTGAACCACCTGCACCAGAGGAAGAAG TTCCACCAGAACCCACCCCACCACCAGTG TCCCCGGTGCCCCCTGAGGGACCTGAGGTTGAACAGTGGCGTCAGGAGAGGGGAGACTTTGAGCGGGAGTGGGCCTCGCTGAAGGCTGTCATCTCAGGAACTTCCTCACTGCAGCCCATCGACATAGAGGTGGAGAAAAAGACTGAGGACAAACAACTGGAGGATGCCATACACAGAATTGAGA TGACGTACCAGTACCGCGGGTGGGAGTACACAGGGATGGACATggatgaggatgaggaggaTGCTGCAGgtggggaggaggaggaagaagaggagggggaggaggaagAG GATGATGAAGTACGCAAAAGCAAGAGGAAGATGTTTGGAGACACCAAGCACTACGACCCGGTTGCCCTGAAACAGAAGTTTGTGCTGTGGCCGGGGTTGGCAGAGCTGGCAGCCAGGTACAGGGAGAGAACCTACTACTTCGCTAACCCTGAGAACAGGGAGACCTTCTTGGAGAACCCTACAGAGTTCCTGTCCAAGAATGGACCACTCAAG CCCCCACCCCTGAGACTGGTTGTGCTAGGTTCTCGAGGGTCGGGGAAGTCCCTCCACTCCCGCGAGCTGGCCAAGAACCTCAGCATCTTCCACATCTCCTTCAAGGAGCGTCTGCAGGAACTCATCATGGCCAAGACCAAGAAGAAGATTGGGCCATCTTACCCTGAAGATGAGGAAGAACCAGAATAT AGCCCTGAGGAGATTGCTGCAATGACTGCCATCACTGGACCAGATGGTCAGCCGGTCACCAGTACAGGACTGACCGACTCGGCTGTGACTGAAACATCTGAGGCTGATG aatCAGCCACAGAAGACAAAGAAGGAGAGGAAGGGCAAAAAGAG GGAGAGACAGAGGAGGAGATACCACTGACAGAGGATGAGGAGGCCATCAAGAACAATCTGGAGTCAGAAGATGCACTCCCGACTGATGTCTTAGACAAGGTCGTACCTGAATGGTGGAACAAGGAGCCTTTCAA GTCCACAGGTTTCATCCTAGAGGGTTTCCCCAGAACCCCAGACGAGGCACGGTACATGTCAGAACAGGGCCTGTTCCCAGACGGAGCCGTGCTGCTATTGGTCGAGGATACTGACATCATCGACAGGCTGCTGCCCCCTCGCCTCGCCAAGTGGCGCGTCAACAGGAACAGGAGGATCGGCAAGAAGGAGAGGGCCAAggccaagaagaagaaagagagg GACGACTTGATTGCTAAGAGGAGAACAGAGCTGGAGGCTGAGAAAGCAAAGCTGAAGGAAGAACGTAGACTTGAGAAGGAGGCACAGAGACAGGCAGCTAGAGAGAGCGGAGCAGAGGAGTCAGGagcagaggaggaggaggaggaggaagaggaggaagaagatgagGATGACTTCAACATCGATGAGAAACTAGCAGAGGAGTTTGAG gaagaggaagaagaagaagaggaggaggaagaagaggagcaAGATGCCATTGACAGGATGAAGAATGAACTCAGTGAACAATTTGATGATGACAACACCAAGATGGCATCAGTACAG GAAACTCTAGAAGAGATCTTCATCCCCCGTATGGAGCTGCAGGCCAGTAAGAAGCCCCACATTGTGCGGTACACCCTGTACAACAAGCTCAAGCCCCTGATCGACTTCAGGGACAGCATGTTTGAGCGTGTCTACCCGCTCAGCGAGAAGCTGGCCAGGAAGATGTTGGATGTAGGGTACAAGCAGCCATCTTGTTTCGGCATGTGGGATCCCGTCAAG ATGCTGGAGGATGGAGATGTGATCCAGCCCCTGCAGGGCCCCAACAACCCGACCTTCCCCGTCATGTACCGCCAGCACATCTACTTCTTCTGCTCCATCCCCACCAGGGAGAAGTTTATCAGGCACCCCCTCATGTACATCAGACAGCCCCCCGCCATGCCTGTGGTCCCCATCAGGATGGCTATCATCGGGCCGCCCAAGTCTGGAAAAACAGCAT TGGCCAACCGGTTTGTCCAAGAGTTTGGTGTGATGAGGATCTCAATCGGAGAGGCCATTAGGAATGTCCTCATCAATCAGAAGAAGTCGGACCTGGCTAAACTGATCAACGCCCAGTTGCGGAAGGGCCTCACTGTGCCTGATGAGTTAGCTGTCCAGGCACTGGAGGTGTCACTCATGGACATGGTGCCACAAACTAGAGG ATATGTCCTGGACGGTTTCCCTGTGACCAAGCGCCAGGTTGACCTGATGACCCAACGTGCGATCATCCCGGTCGCCGTGTTGGAGCTGCAGGTGTCTGGCAAGGAGGTCATCGTCCGAGCTGGCAAGGACAGGTCATCACCCAACAG AACCCTTCCCCTCCACGACAGTCCCCAGATCATGGCCATCAAGCTGGCGGCGTGGCAGGAACAGGTGGGCGGGGTCAGGAAGTGGTACCAGGGCGAGCACCACAACTGGATCGGCGTGGACGGCGAGCGCTCCAAGTGGTGGGTATGGAACAAGGCCAAAAACGAGTCCCACAAGAGCGTACAACAGATCCAGACATACCTGAAGAGCATCGGACAAG GAAAGGCAGCCTCTATCGCAGACATGTGTGTGACACCATCGGAGTGTAAGGCCCGACTGGGAGACTTCGGCGAGTACTGCCCAGTCAGTCTGGCAATAACGGGGGAACTGGTGGACTGTTCCACTAACCCCTCACTGGAGTTCACCGCAGAGTTCAGGGGACACTACTACAAG ATGGCTGGCAAAACGGAGCTTGAGAAGTTCTTGGCCAACCCCGAGCAGTTTACCCCGCCGCTGGCACCGCGCAAGCTTCCCCCACCGGAGCTGCTGCCCCTGAGGAGAACGTCTGACGAGGTCCGACTGATGTTCCCCAAACAGATCGAGCTGCAGGGCTACTGTCCTGTCACCTTCCTGGATGGGAAACTCAG ATATGAGGCAATTGTTAGTGGGAATAAAGAGCTGGTGGTGGAGTACAAGAACAAGCTGTACGTGTTTGAGACAGAGGAGAAGCTTCAGAAGTTCATGAG GTTACCAGAGAAGTACTCTGACCTAAAACTCCCCCACAAGCTCCCACCCAAGAAGGAGCCTATCCCCATCAACTCCCTCCCCATGCTGGGGTACATGGAGCAGACAGTAGCCACCGCCATCACCAAGTCACTGACGGCCGTGGGCTGCTTCAAACCCAAGTACCCCTTCATGGGCACCACCGAGTCAGCACTGCTCTACATCGCCTTCCATCTCAAAG